The sequence below is a genomic window from Lysobacter stagni.
GGACGAGGTCGCTCGTTTCACACGTGCGGCCACGAAGCGAATCCACCAACGCCCCGAGGGAGGGGCTTGCCCGATAGCTCAGACAGTGCCCGCACAGTTGCGCCGCGCGCCACAGCCCCGCAGCGGTCTGTCCGTCGAGATGAGTGCTGGCCGCTCCCGGCCCCTGAAGGAATAGAACTCTCATGGCCCAGGCGAATGCGTATCGGTGGGCCGCGCTCAATCCAGCCGGTTCAGCGCCCTGACGCGCACTTCTCCCGGGCGCACTCCGTGCGCGTCCGCGGCCTGTTGCTGGATGCGACGAAGCACGTCGGCGGGGTCGAGAGCCGCACTGTCTTCGATCTCATGGACGAGCGTCGCCTGCCCCCAGACACGCAAGCGTTCGCTTACCACTATCTCGTAGTCGGCAAAGTAGCAGTACCGCATTTCAGGTCCCGACATGGATCCGGTTCTCGCACTCCGCATCGCCCAGGTACTCCAGTGCGATGGACAGGCCGAGGACGTAGCCTTGGGCGCCATAGCCGTCGATGACACTGATGGAGTCCGCGACCGATGAGATCTCGACCGCAGGGCACGGGCCCGCGTGCACCTCGATGCTGGGCTTGCCCAGGCGGGAAACGCACGCACCGATGGCACTGCGCGACAGCGAATGGGCGCCCGGATCGAACAGGACGAACTCGGTCCCGTTCCCGTTCAACTGGCGCAGGCAATCGACGACTTCCGTTGCGCTGGAACACGCGCGCACGGCTACCGTGCGCCCGGCCTGTGCGGCGCGCTCGACCAGTTGCGACACCACTTCCCGGGGCAGACCGGCAGGCTGGTCGACCAGGCCGTTCGGGGCGGTAATGATGGCGATGGACATCGACACTCTCCTCGTGGGAATGAGGACAGTCTCGGACCGGGGCGCGTAAAGTTGCTATTCACCGCGGGCGTTGCGCCGCAAAATTTCGGTAAATTCAGGTAAGCCTCGCCGTAGCTGTTGAGCAAGCTGCCGTCGCGCGGCTTGACCGCCGTCACCACGACCGCGACAGACTCAGCACCAGCGTCGAATGGTCGACCTCCGGCGAGAACGCGTAACGCACTTCCTCACCGTCGCTCCAGACCCATGCAATCTGCAGGTCACAGGCGGCGACCGTGACGCCGAGGCCGGCGCGCAGGTCGAACCGCTGGCGTTGCAATCCCGGGAACGACTGCTCGGTGGTGTCATGGTGCAGCCAGCCCGCATGCCCCAGCAGGCGCACGCGATCCGACAGAGGATGGCTTCCATTGAGTTCAAGATAGAGCGCGTCGGAGTCGTCGCCGAAGTAGCGATGCGAGAAGTTGAGGCGGGCGCTCAGATGCGCCGAGCTCAGCCCGACGTGGATCTCCGGGTAGTCGTAGCCGGACGCATCGAGGAATGCGGCGTACGAAACGCCGACATCCCAGCCGATTCCATTGCCGAAACGTCGTGCATAACCGAGGTATGGGAGCACTTGCACGTCGTTACCGCTTTCCGGATCGGGCCGCGCGCTCGATGCCAGCACGCCGGCATAGAAGCCGTCCTTATGGTCGTAGGCGAGCGCGGCCTGCACCGCTGGGCGGTTGTCGCTGAGGGAAATGCCACGGAAGCGATAGTCGGAAACGATCGCCGCGCTGCCCGAGACCTGGGCGCGGGATGGGGTGGCCAACAGCAATGCCAACAGTACGATGGCGCCACGCGGCACGGCGGCTTCTCAGCGGCGCGGCCTCCAATGTGTGGTGGATCCAGCGATGCAGTCGCATGCGCAACGCTGCGTAACGCGCACGACCGCCGCACATGCATCGATCCGTTCCGGCCGCCTCGGCGCCAAGCCTAGCTCAACTTCCGGGGCGAGCGCAGCGCGCAGCTGCGCCGGCGCCGTGGCCGGGGCCATTCCGCGTAACAGGGCCACCAGGCCCGTCACCTGGGCGGCGGCGTAGGACGAACCGGAAACGAAGCTCCAGCCGCCGCCGACCGTCGTGGCCGGAATGCCGCGGTCCGGGGCCAGCAGCGATGTCGAAGGGTGATCGCGAGCCTGTTCACCCGCCACGGCGATCACATCGTGATGCGAGGAAGGAAAGCCGCCGTCCGCGCTGTGCGTGTCGACTGCGGCGACCACGCTGATCCGCTGGCCAAGCGCCGCATCCAGCAAGCGGCCGAGCAGCGGGTCGCGGGGGCCCGTCAGGCTGAGGTTGAGCACCTGCACATGGGCGTCCAGCGCGAACTGCAGGGCCTTGGCCAGTGTGAAGCTGCTGCATACCGCGCCACTGGCCGCCGTGCTGCTGGGCCAGCATGCGCGCAGGGCGAGCAGGCGGGCCTGCGGGGCGACACCGGCAATGCCGACGCCGTCATCGCTGCGTGCGCCGATGATTCCCACGACCTGCGTTCCGTGCGATTCCGCGGGGAACGGACCGGAATCGACGAAGTTTCGCGTGACGATCCGTCGGCCTTGCAGGTCCGGATGACCGACATCGACGCCGGTATCGATCACTGCGACGTTGACGTTGCGACCGGTCCCGAGCGCATGCAGTTCGCGAAGATGCCAGTCGGTCACGATCGGCTGCGCAGCCGACAGCGGGTCTCCCTCCGCCAATGCGTGAAACACCTGCATGGGTTGCGCGAGCTCGATGCGCGGATCCGCGGCCAGCTGCGACACCAGGCGCGCGCGCGCAACACCGCTGTCGGCCTCCATCACGAAGCAATCCAGGCCCAAGGCCGG
It includes:
- a CDS encoding type II 3-dehydroquinate dehydratase yields the protein MSIAIITAPNGLVDQPAGLPREVVSQLVERAAQAGRTVAVRACSSATEVVDCLRQLNGNGTEFVLFDPGAHSLSRSAIGACVSRLGKPSIEVHAGPCPAVEISSVADSISVIDGYGAQGYVLGLSIALEYLGDAECENRIHVGT
- a CDS encoding TorF family putative porin, producing the protein MPRGAIVLLALLLATPSRAQVSGSAAIVSDYRFRGISLSDNRPAVQAALAYDHKDGFYAGVLASSARPDPESGNDVQVLPYLGYARRFGNGIGWDVGVSYAAFLDASGYDYPEIHVGLSSAHLSARLNFSHRYFGDDSDALYLELNGSHPLSDRVRLLGHAGWLHHDTTEQSFPGLQRQRFDLRAGLGVTVAACDLQIAWVWSDGEEVRYAFSPEVDHSTLVLSLSRSW
- a CDS encoding S8 family peptidase: MHLLDDWPMPALGLDCFVMEADSGVARARLVSQLAADPRIELAQPMQVFHALAEGDPLSAAQPIVTDWHLRELHALGTGRNVNVAVIDTGVDVGHPDLQGRRIVTRNFVDSGPFPAESHGTQVVGIIGARSDDGVGIAGVAPQARLLALRACWPSSTAASGAVCSSFTLAKALQFALDAHVQVLNLSLTGPRDPLLGRLLDAALGQRISVVAAVDTHSADGGFPSSHHDVIAVAGEQARDHPSTSLLAPDRGIPATTVGGGWSFVSGSSYAAAQVTGLVALLRGMAPATAPAQLRAALAPEVELGLAPRRPERIDACAAVVRVTQRCACDCIAGSTTHWRPRR